The Enterobacter asburiae genome window below encodes:
- the yciA gene encoding acyl-CoA thioester hydrolase YciA, which translates to MTTNNAPQGELVLRTLAMPADTNANGDIFGGWLMSQMDMGGAILAKEIAHGRVVTVRVDGMTFLRPVAVGDVVCCYARCVKRGNTSISINIEVWVKKVSSEPIGQRYKATEALFIYVAVDSEGKPRQLPQA; encoded by the coding sequence ATGACAACAAATAACGCCCCGCAGGGCGAACTGGTTTTACGCACACTGGCAATGCCCGCTGACACCAATGCCAATGGCGATATTTTTGGCGGCTGGCTGATGTCGCAGATGGATATGGGCGGCGCAATTCTGGCAAAAGAGATTGCCCACGGGCGCGTGGTGACTGTGCGAGTGGACGGCATGACCTTCCTGCGCCCGGTTGCGGTGGGAGATGTGGTTTGCTGCTACGCGCGCTGCGTCAAACGCGGCAACACATCTATTTCAATCAACATCGAAGTATGGGTTAAGAAAGTCTCGTCGGAACCCATTGGGCAGCGTTATAAGGCCACCGAAGCGCTGTTTATTTATGTTGCAGTGGATAGCGAGGGTAAACCTCGTCAACTTCCGCAGGCCTGA
- the tonB gene encoding TonB system transport protein TonB yields MTLDLPRRFPWPTLLSVVIHGAVVAGLLYTSVHQVIEMPAPAQPISVTMVSPADLEPPQVAPPPPQPVAEPEPEPEPVPAPPKEAPVVIHKPEPKPKPKPKPKPVNKVEERPKREERPVEPRATRTVENAAPSRPVMNNTATAPKPTVSAPAGPRALSRNQPQYPARAQALRIEGRVRVKFDVTADGRVDNVEILSAQPSNMFEREVKSAMRRWRYEAGKPGSGLIVNIVFRLNGGAQME; encoded by the coding sequence ATGACCCTTGATTTACCTCGCCGCTTTCCCTGGCCGACGCTGCTTTCTGTCGTGATTCACGGTGCTGTTGTGGCGGGTTTGCTGTATACCTCGGTTCATCAGGTTATTGAAATGCCCGCGCCCGCGCAGCCGATTTCGGTGACGATGGTATCGCCAGCGGATCTCGAACCGCCGCAGGTTGCACCTCCGCCACCGCAGCCGGTGGCTGAACCAGAGCCAGAGCCCGAGCCTGTTCCGGCGCCACCGAAGGAAGCGCCGGTAGTGATCCACAAGCCTGAACCGAAGCCAAAACCTAAGCCGAAGCCAAAGCCGGTTAATAAGGTCGAGGAGCGTCCAAAACGCGAGGAACGTCCGGTTGAACCGCGCGCGACCCGGACGGTCGAGAATGCGGCGCCTTCGCGTCCGGTGATGAATAACACCGCAACAGCGCCTAAGCCGACAGTCAGTGCCCCGGCGGGCCCGCGCGCGCTGAGTCGCAACCAGCCTCAGTATCCGGCGCGAGCGCAGGCCTTACGTATTGAAGGCCGCGTACGGGTTAAATTTGACGTCACTGCCGATGGCCGCGTGGATAACGTGGAAATATTGTCCGCTCAGCCTTCTAATATGTTTGAGCGCGAAGTGAAATCGGCGATGCGCAGATGGCGCTATGAAGCCGGAAAACCGGGCAGCGGACTGATTGTGAATATTGTTTTCCGCCTGAACGGCGGGGCGCAGATGGAATAA